The following proteins come from a genomic window of Aspergillus oryzae RIB40 DNA, chromosome 4:
- a CDS encoding uncharacterized protein (predicted protein), with protein MPSVALLFSFAPSRSYQESVDRPYEEPRLTDTVNRKRAHEDTSNEDRTAPVTPAANKRRNLGPPGSTPFANRRTPLSRRIQTRAAPFSARLARREAEKHGRIESTLFRLPDYLRQLEADRQKADRAPSSPGPQLPQTTFDFTMEPNLPTNQNPAEESSAPQEPSTPGRSTPETPQRGWNLRGLLSSVPRSFSRLLPFGRPSESSEDQSTIEPSSERITRTRSLDPESAGPQTEGRSRWRLSEGPSQPPKKRARNLSYSLFPAPIDRSLYLGDIPKPSTAPTEAAAPDSHRTEQVQAQKPGPVASDDQAERRQTSQAISDAEQRKRKRSPSPDVIPNPAGSSYGLDLDYFCYSSESEDEAAETPSKQSERKKADSLAKSVARSALRTERQSSKKVRFDASPEDTPSKLRSRARSTDPYRGTHFVGMGSDSPTPPARTEQPSQRHAGFVPNTQGTFQLDYDAVSDEFETSSLSSSTDVTAPSPSQAAREEDGRASTQPEGHDAQSPASRHTSRAQPSTPGKVDEEALARVRSQAEKYKPKTPSGLRTTSRYASPLTATPDIVASKQTTKKSDLNPQPGKADEPGNFGDDEFARDAEWLYQNCPSGDLSQLKWPARQSYEESLGVSSTSMKLLATIWDDSEIEPAYLAFRQSFEEFKKTLK; from the exons AAGACACCAGCAACGAAGATCGGACAGCCCCCGTGACTCCCGCGGCAAACAAGCGCCGGAATTTGGGGCCGCCAGGGAGTACCCCCTTTGCCAACCGGCGTACCCCCCTTTCGCGCCGGATTCAGACCAGGGCGGCCCCCTTCTCCGCAAGGCTTGCTCGTCGAGAAGCCGAAAAACACGGCCGGATTGAATCGACACTTTTCCGCCTTCCCGACTATCTCCGTCAGCTAGAGGCCGACCGCCAGAAGGCAGACAGAGCCCCTTCAAGTCCCGGCCCACAGCTTCCACAAACAACATTTGACTTTACGATGGAACCGAACTTACCTACTAATCAAAACCCAGCAGAGGAATCTTCTGCACCTCAAGAACCATCGACACCAGGGAGAAGCACACCAGAAACTCCTCAGCGTGGATGGAATCTACGTGGACTGCTCAGCTCTGTACCTCGTTCCTTCTCCCGGTTATTACCATTTGGCCGGCCTTCTGAAAGCTCGGAAGATCAAT CGACAATCGAACCATCGTCAGAACGTATCACTCGCACAAGGTCTCTTGACCCTGAATCAGCTGGTCCCCAGACTGAAGGACGATCTCGTTGGCGTTTAAGTGAGGGGCCTTCGCAACCTCCGAAGAAACGTGCCCGTAACTTATCTTACTCGCTTTTCCCGGCTCCTATCGACAGATCTCTTTACCTTGGTGACATTCCTAAGCCTTCTACAGCGCCTACAGAGGCGGCTGCCCCGGATTCGCATCGCACTGAACAGGTGCAGGCGCAGAAGCCTGGGCCTGTAGCATCAGATGACCAAGCTGAACGACGCCAGACGTCTCAAGCGATTAGTGATGCGGAACAAAGGAAGCGCAAGCGGTCTCCATCGCCCGATGTGATTCCCAACCCAGCCGGATCTAGCTATGGATTGGACCTGGATTATTTCTGTTATAGCTCTGAAAGTGAAGATGAGGCGGCAGAAACTCCATCTAAGCAGAGCGAACGCAAGAAAGCCGATAGTCTAGCAAAGTCTGTGGCCCGCAGTGCCCTCCGTACGGAGAGACAGTCATCCAAAAAGGTGCGCTTTGATGCAAGCCCAGAGGACACACCTTCTAAGCTTCGCTCGCGTGCTCGCTCGACTGATCCCTATCGCGGAACACACTTCGTCGGGATGGGTAGTGAttcaccaacaccacctgCTCGCACTGAGCAGCCTTCTCAGCGACATGCGGGATTCGTCCCCAATACACAGGGTACTTTCCAGCTAGACTATGACGCAGTCTCAGATGAATTCGAGACTAGTAGCCTGTCCTCGTCAACAGATGTTACCGCCCCTAGCCCCTCCCAAGCCGCACgggaagaagatgggcgTGCTTCTACACAACCCGAAGGCCATGATGCTCAATCTCCTGCATCTCGCCATACCTCTCGGGCTCAGCCATCAACACCAGGTAAGGTAGACGAGGAAGCCCTTGCAAGAGTGCGGTCCCAAGCGGAGAAATACAAGCCGAAGACTCCTAGTGGTCTGCGTACTACAAGCCGATACGCTAGTCCATTGACTGCCACGCCCGATATCGTCGCCTCCAAGCAAACAACTAAGAAATCCGACTTAAATCCGCAGCCTGGTAAGGCTGACGAACCCGGAAActtcggtgatgatgaattcGCCCGTGATGCGGAATGGCTTTATCAGAATTGTCCTTCCGGAGACCTCAGCCAACTTAAGTGGCCGGCTCGTCAAAGCTATGAAGAGAGCCTTGGTGTCAGCTCTACCTCTATGAAACTCCTTGCTACGATTTGGGACGACTCCGAGATTGAACCAGCGTACCTTGCTTTTCGCCAGAGTTTTGAGGAATTCAAAAAGACATTGAAATAA